From the genome of Miscanthus floridulus cultivar M001 chromosome 10, ASM1932011v1, whole genome shotgun sequence, one region includes:
- the LOC136484907 gene encoding aspartic proteinase nepenthesin-2-like encodes MAARPSMLVVAITFLLAAPPAFAEQRGFRATMTRTEPAINLTRAAHKSHERLSMLAARLDAASGTAQTPLQLDSGGGAYDMTFSIGTPPQQLSALADTGSDLIWAKCGACMRCVPQGSPSYYPNKSSSFSKLPCSSSLCRDLPSSQCSAGGAECDYKYSYGLASDPHHYTQGYLGSETFTLGSDAVPGIGFGCTTMS; translated from the coding sequence ATGGCGGCAAGGCCATCCATGCTCGTTGTTGCGATCACCTTCCTCCTCGCCGCTCCTCCGGCCTTCGCGGAACAAAGAGGCTTCCGTGCCACCATGACCCGCACCGAGCCGGCCATCAACTTAACGCGGGCCGCGCACAAGTCCCACGAGCGGCTGTCCATGCTCGCCGCCCGGCTTGACGCTGCCTCAGGGACTGCGCAGACCCCGCTCCAGCttgacagcggcggcggcgcgtacgACATGACCTTCTCCATCGGCACGCCACCGCAGCAGTTGTCGGCCCTCGCGGACACCGGCAGCGACCTCATCTGGGCCAAGTGCGGCGCGTGCATGCGGTGCGTGCCACAAGGCTCCCCTTCCTACTACCCAAACAAGTCGTCGTCTTTCTCCAAGCTGCCCTGCTCCAGCAGCCTCTGCAGAGACCTGCCGTCGTCCCAGTGCAGCGCCGGTGGCGCCGAGTGCGACTACAAGTACTCCTACGGCCTTGCCAGTGATCCGCACCACTACACACAAGGCTACCTGGGGAGCGAGACCTTCACGCTCGGCAGCGACGCCGTGCCAGGCATCGGCTTCGGCTGCACCACCATGTCGTAG